A window of the Actinomycetota bacterium genome harbors these coding sequences:
- the fabG gene encoding 3-oxoacyl-[acyl-carrier-protein] reductase, which translates to MSTALVTGASRGIGAACAVALAHGGHDVAVGYVNDLAGAQATATAVEAVGTKAAVVQGDISDSAAAGAVVSAAEDALGPLGALVLNAGITRDGLMMRMSDDDWQAVIDTNLSGSFYCAKAALRGMMKRRAGSIVVVSSVVGLMGNAGQVNYAAAKAGLIGMMKSLAREAGSRGVRANAIAPGYISTDMTDALSDDIKEQLIGHTPLGRLGTPDDVAGLVAFLCSDVAAFITGTVIPVDGGLGM; encoded by the coding sequence ATGAGCACCGCTTTGGTCACCGGTGCGAGCCGTGGCATCGGCGCGGCGTGCGCGGTGGCGCTGGCCCACGGCGGCCACGACGTGGCCGTGGGCTACGTGAACGACCTCGCGGGTGCCCAGGCCACGGCCACCGCGGTGGAGGCCGTGGGCACGAAGGCCGCTGTGGTGCAGGGCGACATCTCCGATTCCGCCGCCGCCGGGGCCGTGGTGAGCGCTGCCGAGGACGCCTTGGGCCCGCTGGGCGCGCTGGTGCTGAACGCCGGCATCACCCGCGACGGCCTGATGATGCGCATGAGCGACGACGACTGGCAGGCGGTGATCGACACCAACCTGTCGGGATCGTTCTACTGCGCCAAGGCGGCTCTTCGCGGCATGATGAAGCGCCGCGCCGGATCGATCGTGGTGGTCTCGTCGGTGGTGGGTCTCATGGGCAATGCCGGGCAGGTGAATTACGCTGCCGCGAAGGCGGGCCTCATCGGCATGATGAAGTCGCTGGCCAGGGAGGCCGGCTCGCGCGGGGTGAGGGCCAACGCCATCGCCCCGGGGTACATCAGCACCGACATGACAGACGCGCTGTCGGACGACATCAAGGAGCAGTTGATCGGCCACACCCCGCTGGGGCGCCTTGGCACGCCGGACGACGTCGCGGGACTCGTGGCGTTCCTGTGCTCGGACGTGGCTGCCTTCATCACCGGGACGGTCATCCCGGTGGACGGCGGCCTGGGGATGTAG
- the fabF gene encoding beta-ketoacyl-ACP synthase II — MPSTLIDANGLRRVVITGIGLVSPLGLGRDDAWAAAKAGTSTAAPIRQFDPSDCDTHFACEVPEAFDIEQFLERKTARRMDRFSHLGVAAAMLGYEDSGIKGSVSPERMGVLIGSGIGGIQTWHEQTVRLRDLGPTRVSPLFIPTIIANMGAAQSSMELGLQGPLSCSTTACASANHAIGDAFDHIRLGRADAMIAGGTEGAVALVGIAGFNAMKALSTRNDDPGTASRPFDIGRDGFVMGEAGAVLVLEELGHAIDRGADIVCELAGYGLSGDAHHITEPDPTAVGPALAMSMALADAGIDPSEVDYVNAHGTSTPVGDPSEIRVIKRALGDDAAARTMVSSTKSMHGHTLGAAGGLEAALTALAVRHGVVPPTINVSELDPGCAGVDHVLGESREADVRVALSNVFGFGGHNATLAFRRMED, encoded by the coding sequence ATGCCTAGCACCCTGATCGACGCAAACGGGCTCCGGCGCGTGGTGATCACCGGCATCGGCCTGGTGTCGCCGCTCGGCCTGGGGCGCGACGACGCCTGGGCGGCGGCGAAGGCCGGCACGTCCACGGCCGCGCCCATCCGGCAGTTCGACCCCTCCGACTGCGACACGCACTTCGCGTGCGAGGTGCCCGAGGCCTTCGACATCGAGCAGTTCCTCGAGCGCAAGACCGCCCGCCGGATGGACCGCTTCTCGCACCTGGGCGTGGCTGCCGCGATGCTGGGCTACGAGGACTCGGGGATCAAGGGCTCGGTCAGCCCCGAGCGCATGGGCGTGCTCATCGGATCGGGGATCGGCGGTATCCAGACGTGGCACGAGCAGACCGTGCGCCTGCGCGATCTCGGCCCCACGCGCGTGAGCCCGCTATTCATCCCCACGATCATCGCCAACATGGGCGCGGCGCAATCTTCGATGGAACTGGGCCTGCAGGGCCCGCTCTCGTGCAGCACTACCGCCTGCGCGTCGGCGAACCACGCCATCGGCGATGCCTTCGATCACATCCGCCTGGGCCGCGCCGACGCCATGATCGCCGGTGGCACCGAGGGCGCCGTGGCGCTGGTGGGCATCGCGGGCTTCAACGCCATGAAGGCCCTCTCCACCCGCAACGACGACCCCGGCACCGCCAGTCGCCCCTTCGACATCGGGCGCGACGGATTCGTCATGGGCGAGGCCGGCGCCGTGCTGGTGCTCGAGGAACTCGGCCACGCCATCGACCGCGGCGCCGACATCGTCTGCGAGTTGGCGGGCTATGGCCTGTCGGGAGATGCCCACCACATCACCGAGCCCGACCCCACCGCCGTGGGGCCGGCCCTCGCCATGAGCATGGCGCTGGCCGACGCCGGCATCGACCCCTCGGAGGTGGACTACGTGAACGCCCACGGCACGTCCACCCCGGTGGGCGACCCGTCGGAGATCCGGGTGATCAAGCGGGCGCTAGGTGACGATGCGGCCGCGCGCACCATGGTGAGCAGCACCAAGTCGATGCACGGCCACACCCTCGGTGCCGCCGGCGGGCTGGAGGCCGCGCTCACCGCGCTGGCCGTGCGCCACGGCGTGGTGCCACCCACGATCAACGTGAGCGAGCTCGACCCGGGGTGCGCGGGCGTGGACCATGTGCTGGGCGAGTCGCGCGAGGCCGACGTGCGCGTGGCGTTGTCGAACGTGTTCGGCTTCGGCGGCCACAACGCCACGCTGGCGTTCCGCCGCATGGAGGACTGA
- the accD gene encoding acetyl-CoA carboxylase, carboxyltransferase subunit beta has protein sequence MSRVGRNIHVSVDRLRQLAQREGRPRRIKADAGTCPKCDSHYSADEMQRNMRVCPACGHHFAVTARERMEQLGEPGGYVELWSELRASDPLQFTDLKPYTERIVEAEKSTGMGEAIVCAELEVRHQPAVAAVMDFSFMGGSMGAVVGEKFARACDYAAQKGLPLIIVSASGGARMQEGTLALMQMAKTVIALDALAEARVPVVVVLAHPTTGGVWASFASLGDVTYAEPGALIAFSGPRVIEETTREVLPDDFGRAEAQLRNGQVDAVVDRRELAQRIGRVLHILSRPPGDGASTAAPALQWAQGGAQKVGEAVQALPSLPRKMMDRMRPGSTDGEDPGETPA, from the coding sequence ATGAGTCGCGTCGGACGCAACATCCACGTGTCGGTGGACCGCCTGCGCCAGCTCGCCCAGCGCGAGGGCCGCCCGCGGCGCATCAAGGCCGATGCCGGCACCTGCCCCAAGTGCGACAGCCACTACTCGGCTGACGAGATGCAGCGCAACATGCGGGTGTGCCCGGCGTGCGGCCACCACTTCGCGGTGACGGCCCGCGAGCGCATGGAGCAGCTGGGCGAGCCCGGTGGCTATGTGGAGCTCTGGTCCGAGCTGAGGGCATCCGACCCGCTGCAGTTCACCGACCTCAAGCCCTATACCGAGCGCATCGTGGAGGCCGAGAAGTCGACGGGCATGGGCGAGGCCATCGTGTGCGCCGAGCTCGAGGTGCGCCACCAGCCGGCCGTGGCCGCGGTGATGGACTTCTCGTTCATGGGCGGCAGCATGGGCGCGGTGGTGGGCGAGAAGTTCGCGCGCGCCTGCGACTACGCGGCGCAGAAAGGCCTGCCGCTCATCATCGTGTCGGCGTCGGGTGGCGCGCGCATGCAGGAGGGCACCCTGGCGCTGATGCAGATGGCCAAGACGGTCATCGCCCTCGACGCCCTGGCCGAGGCCCGCGTGCCGGTGGTGGTGGTGCTGGCCCACCCCACCACGGGAGGCGTGTGGGCATCGTTCGCATCGCTGGGTGACGTCACCTATGCCGAGCCCGGCGCGCTCATCGCCTTCAGCGGCCCGCGCGTGATCGAGGAGACCACCCGCGAGGTGCTGCCCGATGACTTCGGCCGCGCCGAGGCCCAGCTCAGGAACGGCCAGGTGGACGCCGTAGTCGACCGCCGCGAGCTGGCTCAGCGCATCGGCCGGGTGCTGCACATCCTGTCGCGGCCGCCCGGCGATGGCGCCAGCACCGCGGCGCCGGCGCTGCAGTGGGCACAGGGCGGCGCGCAGAAGGTGGGCGAGGCCGTGCAGGCGCTGCCGTCGCTGCCGCGCAAGATGATGGACCGCATGCGCCCGGGGTCCACCGACGGCGAGGACCCCGGGGAGACCCCGGCATGA
- a CDS encoding acetyl-CoA carboxylase carboxyltransferase subunit alpha — protein sequence MSDRKQGGRFRKVTNKVRRTPEAQDEDLWERVQLARHAERPYTLDYINRLCSDFEELHGDRYFSDDAALVAGFGRYHDTPVAFIGQQKGRDTNERTCRNFGMAGPEGYRKAMRVMEIANRLGISVVTLIDTPGAFPGASAEERGQGGAISRSIQMMWRLDVPTVAVIIGEGSSGGALGLGVADRVLMLENSTYSVISPEGASAILWRDASKAKLAAQAFKPTAANCYRWGVVDAVVPEPEGGAHTDPGQAAEILDQYLSRVLTELGAVPPADRRRARRERFRRLGPLRDPEGGMGMATGRETPPPG from the coding sequence ATGAGCGACCGCAAGCAGGGCGGGCGCTTTCGAAAGGTGACCAACAAGGTGCGCCGCACGCCCGAGGCCCAGGACGAGGACCTCTGGGAGCGCGTGCAGTTGGCGCGCCACGCCGAGCGCCCTTACACCCTCGATTACATCAACCGGCTGTGCAGCGACTTCGAGGAGCTCCACGGGGATCGCTACTTCTCAGACGACGCCGCGCTGGTGGCCGGGTTCGGCCGGTACCACGACACCCCCGTGGCCTTCATCGGCCAGCAGAAGGGCCGTGACACCAACGAGCGCACCTGCCGCAACTTCGGCATGGCCGGCCCCGAGGGCTACCGCAAGGCCATGCGCGTGATGGAGATCGCCAACCGCTTGGGTATTTCGGTGGTCACGCTCATCGACACCCCCGGGGCGTTCCCGGGTGCCAGCGCCGAGGAGCGCGGGCAGGGCGGCGCGATCAGCCGCAGCATCCAGATGATGTGGCGCCTCGACGTCCCCACGGTCGCCGTGATCATCGGGGAGGGGTCATCGGGCGGCGCGCTGGGCCTGGGCGTGGCCGATCGCGTGCTCATGCTCGAGAACAGCACCTACTCGGTGATCAGCCCCGAGGGCGCGTCGGCGATTCTCTGGCGCGACGCCAGCAAGGCCAAGCTCGCGGCGCAGGCCTTCAAGCCCACCGCCGCCAACTGCTACCGCTGGGGCGTGGTGGACGCCGTGGTGCCCGAGCCCGAGGGCGGTGCCCACACCGACCCCGGGCAGGCCGCGGAGATCCTCGACCAGTACCTCTCACGCGTTCTTACCGAGCTCGGTGCCGTGCCCCCGGCCGATCGCCGTCGCGCGCGACGCGAGCGCTTCCGCAGGCTCGGCCCGCTGCGCGATCCCGAGGGCGGTATGGGAATGGCCACCGGGCGCGAGACCCCGCCCCCGGGCTGA